TTTTAATCGATTTTAGCTCCTCAAGTGTTTCATTAGAAAATAAAAAGTGGCCAAGTTCATTCTTCTCACATGATAGGTCAAAATACTTAACCCAACGCTGAACAGTAGTAGGGTTTACACCAAGTTCATCCGAAACTTGCTTTGTTTTTAATAACATGCAATCCCATCCCCTCTGTCATTCTCAGGCCTTCGCCTGTTAGTTTGTATACGTAATATTCGCCTTTCTTTTTTGTTTGCCTTCTCCGTTGACAAAACTAGTACGGTTTCGGCAAAGGTAGTGGTTTAATGCTAAAGGAAAAGGATTTCGACAATGAATAGGAATGTTTTTGTAACATCTGCTCAAACTAAAGTAAGGAGGTGTCAAAATAATGACCAAAAAGCAAAAACTTGATCAAACAAAACGTAAGGGTAAAACTGAGGAAGAAACTAGAACTGGATATGGAAATAAGAAAATGGAAGGACCAGATCGACCTTCCACTTAAAAGCAGGGCTATTTCCTGCTTTTTTGTATGAGCAGATTTTCCACTTCCATCGCAATTCTGATCTGACTTCTCTTTCTTTCATACCAATCTGAAATGAGAACTTTATCTGGTAATTCCGATTCAACTTTCATCATTTTTTTTACTAGTAATTGACCTCTAAACCAATCTTTCTTATCCTGTTGATGATGAGGAATAATTGGATAAACCTGTCTTAACATTGGTCCCTCTCTTCTTTTCCCCATGAACCTTTCATAATCGTAGCGTGATCCCGTTGGAGCAACTTTCATTGCAAAATGATAAAATGCACTAAAATAATTAGGATGAAAGAGGAGCTTAGCTAAGCTTTTTCCTAGCTTAATTCGGTTACGCGTATGACGAAAACCACTAACTGATAAACCAAATAGCTCTCCCCTCACTGTCGGAAAAAGAACTGTGCTAAAATGGAACCAATCTTGAACGGTGAATAGCAATGAATGAAATACCTTCTTAGCATATAAATGATGTTCCATAAGCGGTCCTTCAATCACGTGCTGCTCATTAATAATTAACGCCGTCATTAAACGATCCTGATCACCCAACTCAAGAAAAGTTTTCCATTCTTCTAACATAAAGCATGATATTCCAAGATCTCTACCAAAATGAAAGAAGGAAGTGTTTGCTTTCTTTCCTAGCTCATAGAGCAATAGCTGTGGGGCTGCATCTGCAAATATGATCCAATTTGCTCGTTCATATGCGAGGAATAACTTTATTAATTGCTCTTCCTTGATTGCCTTAGGAAACCATTCTCCTTGTAAGTCAGTCATACTCCAACCGGCATTTCTAGAAACCATTGCGGCGAGGAACGACCATTTTATTTCTGGATTCCGATTGAAAAATTCCTGATAAAATACGGTACGTGAAATATTGTCAATGTTCCATTTTTCTATCGCTTTTGTGATTGTTTTAGGGACGTTCTCCACAATTTTTTTCACCTGCTTGAAACATTTTTGTCGTACAACTCGTAATAAGTAAAGTAAAATAG
The sequence above is drawn from the Pseudalkalibacillus hwajinpoensis genome and encodes:
- a CDS encoding DUF2515 family protein; the encoded protein is MENVPKTITKAIEKWNIDNISRTVFYQEFFNRNPEIKWSFLAAMVSRNAGWSMTDLQGEWFPKAIKEEQLIKLFLAYERANWIIFADAAPQLLLYELGKKANTSFFHFGRDLGISCFMLEEWKTFLELGDQDRLMTALIINEQHVIEGPLMEHHLYAKKVFHSLLFTVQDWFHFSTVLFPTVRGELFGLSVSGFRHTRNRIKLGKSLAKLLFHPNYFSAFYHFAMKVAPTGSRYDYERFMGKRREGPMLRQVYPIIPHHQQDKKDWFRGQLLVKKMMKVESELPDKVLISDWYERKRSQIRIAMEVENLLIQKSRK